In the genome of Arachis hypogaea cultivar Tifrunner chromosome 9, arahy.Tifrunner.gnm2.J5K5, whole genome shotgun sequence, the window GCCTGAAAGGGCAATATAGTTTGATTATAATGATGGAATGATTACTTTACTGATAGGCTATTTGGTTGATGTTTGTTTAGAGGATATCTTTTTACCTCATCATTTTTTAAGGTGTTAGGAACACGTTTGACTAATTGGTAGGAATTTCTGTTTACGCTATTCTTTGTTTGTTTAATGAATAGATTGCCGACCATGGGCAAGTTGGAGTTTGTGTAAGCAAAAGCGCTTGTTGTGTGAATTGAGatgaaattgataaaaaataaactcGGGAGatagttaatatataattaaaataaacgtATGATTCAATTAATTGGTAAACCTTTGTTtacaaaggtgcaggtaggctagcctcgttaaaacctctccaagcaaaaccctttTGGAAAAATCTTggcagtaggaaaaagagtacaagcctGTCCCTGACTTTCAACTATAGAACTTTTTTAAGGAGAAAACATTCTAGGTGTTAGGTAAAGTTATACCATTTATTGATTCTAGTTTGTTTGCTCCATTGCCGAGGACTTCTTTAATTCGATATGGACCGTCCCAATTTGTGACAAGTTTTCCATGTGCTGATGGCTTCCGAGCAGTTTCTGTCTTTTGAAGCACTAAGTCTGCTTTTTGGAATGATCGGCTTTTCACCGACTTATTGTGTCGCTGAGCTATAGCTTGTTGTGCCGCACGTTGGCAGAGTGTTGCGATATTCCTGATTTCCTCGATGATATCTAACTCGGCTTATCGAGCTTCGTCGTGGTCAGTAACTTGAGTTCTGATGAAATTTTGTGAAATCTCTAGTGGTATCATCGCCTCAGACCGGTATACAAGTCGGAATGGGGTCtcttttgttgatgattgtgGTGTAGTATTATTTCCCCAAAGAATTTCTGGTATAAGCTTGGCCTAAAGTCCTTTAGCATCATCTAACTTCTTCTTTAGGGCATGCAATACCACCTTATTTGCTGCTTCTGCCAATCCATTCGTTTAAGGATGTTCAACGGAGGCGAAGTGGTGTTTGattttaagattctgcaaaaAAGATGTAAAATTCTGATAGACAAACTGGCGACCATTGTTAGTAATGATATGCCGAGGAATGCCAAAACGGCAAATAATATTTTTCCAGACGAAAGAGATCATTTGCTATGATGCAATCTTAGCTAAAGGTTGGGCTTCAACCCATTTTGAAAAATAATCAATTACAATGACGAGAAATTTTACCTATCCCAGTACCATTGGGAATGTACCGAGGATATCGAGCCTCTAGTGGTTGAAAGGCCAACTGACGTCGGAGGATTTTCAAAGCTAAACTTCGAGCTCCAATGTGTGTTCCGCAGATTCCCTTGTGAGCttcagatagtgctatttttgcTTTAGTTTTGGTAAGGCATTTCAATAATGGGCGAGTGTATCCTCGCCTATATAAAGATCTGTTGAGTAATGTAAAAAAGGACGCTTGTCGTCGAAACTTCTTTGCATTTTCGACACTGTCTGGTATATCACCTGTTTGTAAATAATGTATAAAGGAGCTTTGCCAATCCTATTCCTGTGTGATACTCAAAACATTTGTTAGAGTAACACTTGGAGTGGTTATAGTGGATTGATGTAATATAGATAGATCAGATTGTGTACTACCGAGTTTAGATAAGATGTCAGCCCTATGGTTTTGATCTCGTCGTATATGCTGTCTTTCGAACTTTATAAATTTTGAACTTAAATGTTTTACTAACAATAAGTACTTAGAAAGCAGAGGATCTTTTACCTGAAAAAGGTCGTTTACCTGCTGTACTACCAATAGGGAATCGCAGTATACCTTTATGGCTGATATATGAAGATCTAAATAAATTCGGAGTCCGGCCACCAGCGCTTCATATTCTAATTGGTTATTGTTGGCTTTAAAGGATAGATGAAGTGAATGTTACAGCATGAAACCATTGTCGCCCTCAATCCAGATTCCTGCGCCACACCCTTGAGTGTTTGATGAACCATCGACATACAATGCCTATTGCACTGTATGGTCATCTTCGGTTGGGATCGTCAGTTCTGCTATGAAATCGGCAAGGAATTCAGACTTGATCGAACGTCGTGCTTGGTATCTGATGTTAAACTCAGACAATTCGACCGACCACTTAACAAGTCGGCCTGCAATTTTTAGTTTATGCAACACCTGGAGTAATGGGTGGTTGGTCCGAACATGAATGACATGGCTCTGGAAATAAGGTCAGAGCCTTCTTGCTGAAAATATTAATGCTAACGCCAGTTTTTCTATCCTCGGATAGTTGATTTTAGCATGTTGGAGGGTTTTCCTGACGAAATATACTGGATGTTGAACTTTGTTGCTTTCTGTAACAAGAGCAGAGTTTATCGCCCAGTCAGTAACTGACAAGTATAAGAATAATTCTTCCCCTTATAAGAGCTTTTGTAAAATTAGTGGTTGCGAGAGAGTTGTTTTTAGAGTATTAAAGGCTCTTTCGCAATCGTCATTCCACTAAAAGGTGTTTTTCTTAAGTGTTTGAAAAAAAGGAATAGATTTTGATGCTAAACATAGGACGAATCTCGATAGTGCAGCAAGTCTTCTTGTTAGGCGTTGCACTTCCTTTATCGTCTTTGGGCTCGTCATTTCCAGTACTGCTCGGCATTTATCTGGGTTGACCTCAATACCCCTGCTAGTTAgtagaaaacccaaaaatttaCCACATTGAATGGCAAAGGCGCATTTTTCAGGGTTTAGGCGCATGTTGTAATGTTGTATCTGACTGAATATTTCTGTTATGTCGTCCATATGGTTATTGCCAACCTTTGTCTTGGCGACCATGTCATCAACGTAAACTTCCATATTTGTATCGATCTGGTTGGCGAAGACTTTGTCCATAAGACGCTGATAAGTTGCCCCTGCATTCTTTAGTCCAAAGGTATAACTTTATAACAATAATTACCGAATTCAGTGATAAATGCCATTTTACTTTGATCAGAAGGGTGCATAAGGATTTGATTGTAACCAGAATAGGCGTCCATGAAACTTAAGGTGGCATAACCAGAAGCGTTATCCACCAAAGAATCTATGAACAACAAAAGGGTAAGAATCTTTCGGGCATGCCTTGTTTAAGTCAGTGAAGTCAATGCACATGCGCCACTTATTTGTATCCTTACCATTACAACATTGGCGAGCCAGGTAGTGAATATGATTTCTCTAATAAAGTCGGCGTTGATTAGCTTTTGAGTTTCTTCTAATGGCGCCTTCTTCTTTTCGTCTCCGAGGTTTCTCTTTTTCTGCTGCACTGGTCGTGCGGAAGGGTTGATTTCCAATCTATGGGCAATGATTTTTGGATCGATGCCTGGCATATCAGAAGGTTTCCATGCGAAAAGATCGGCTTGCTCTTGTAGTAAAGCTTGTACTGTTTTCAGTTCTTCCGTGCTTATTGATGTACCTACATAGGTGTATTTATTAGAATCATTATTGAAATATACTTTTTGTAACTCATCTGTTGGCGTAGGTCGTTTGAGAAATTTGGCTCTGTGGTCTAGATCGGCGTGTGCCGAGTTGTTGTTGGAAAGGTGGACATTGTTGACCTAAGCTTGTTTTGAATGGTTTGGTAGCCTCATGCTCATGTTGTAGCACTGTcatgctttttttttctgcatGGATAGTTGCAATTTGTTCGTCCTGCACAAGAAACTTAATGTAGAGATGAACTGTAGATACAATTATGCCGAACTTGTTTAAAAAAGGTTGGCCAAGTATAAGATTATAGGGACTAAAATAATCTACTACTAAATATTGAATATCATATGTTTTGGAAAGTGGATGTTCACCCAGTGTGGTTTGCAACCACATTGATCCCAATATGGGACTCGTTCACCTGAGAAGCCGACCAAGTCTCTACGCATTGGTTAGAGGATGTTGTCGCTGAGCTTCATCTTTTGAAAGGTGGAATAAAATAGAACATCGGCGCTACTCCCCGAATCCAGGAGTACCTTCCTCACCAGGAGATCTCCTAATTGAAGAGAGATGACTACAGGGTCATCCATATTTTGGATATTGCAATCAAAATCAGCTCGTGTAAATGTCATTTGTGGAAATTGGGGCACAATTTGGGGTTCATACTATAGTCCATCCACCGAATATATTGCTCAGAAAGATCGTTTTTTGGCCGAGTTTGATGatcctccactgccatatcctccTGAGATACAATTGATTATACCTCGAGGTTGTTCATATTGGCTTGAGGATGCCTTCTCCTTTCCTCGGTTTTGTTGTTCGGACGAAGTATTGCTTGTGGAAGATGGTGTACGCCTCTATATGTGACCTCCTATGTATTTGTCAAGGTGACCTTGCCGAGCTAGCCATTATAAGAGGTCTTTTGCCACTACACATTCGTCAGTGGTGTGGCCATGCTTTTGGTGAAAAGCGCAATATTTGGATTTGTCCACATTCTTGGTATCTTGATACGTACCGGCGTTCCTTGGTGGCTTGATCAATTTTGGGTTCAGAATCTCTTTGATTATGTTCTCTCGCTTCATATTGAACTGCGTGTAAGAATCAAATCGAGGGGTTATTTTGAAATTTCTCTTACTATTTTGCGTCTTATCGTCGTCTCGGTAGTATGCTTTGTCGGACTTCCGAGCTTGTCTAAGCTCCTCGATATCAATTTGTCCCTTGGCCTTTTCACGAAACTCGGCAAGGGTTTTTGGCTTGGCTACCGCAATGGTCTCTTGGAAATTTTCTGGCCGAAATCCGCTCTTGATGGCATGCAGATGGACCTCGGGGTGGAGGTCTGGTATGCTTATTGCGACCTTCGTGAACCTAGTCATATAGTCTTTCAAGCTCTCATTCTGTTTCTGCTTGATTGTATTCAGATAATCTGAATCATGCAGATAAATTGCAGATCCAGCGAAATGATCTTCAAATAGTTTGGCCAGCTCCTGAAATTGCGAGATAGAACCTGCAGGCAAAGCACAAAGCCagtcaagtgcaggaccgtctaaatAATTCAGAAAACAACGGCATAAAATAGGATCAGATGCACCGTTAACGATCATTATTGTTCGGAATTTCTTGAGGAACTTCTTTGGGTCTCCGAGCTCGTCATAAGGGGTGAGGGTCATTGGTAAGGTGAATCTTTGTGgtagtttgaagttcatcacatcTGGTGTAAATGGTCCCACAGAATTGTCGGGCTTCCTCATTTCACGGCTCAACCCGAATAGTTTTAGAAACATGAGAGGGGTGATGAGAGGATTTTTGCGCGGTCtaaaaatttacaaataaatcctcattgcaagtata includes:
- the LOC112709365 gene encoding uncharacterized protein; the encoded protein is MRKPDNSVGPFTPDVMNFKLPQRFTLPMTLTPYDELGDPKKFLKKFRTIMIVNGASDPILCRCFLNYLDGPALDWLCALPAGSISQFQELAKLFEDHFAGSAIYLHDSDYLNTIKQKQNESLKDYMTRFTKVAISIPDLHPEVHLHAIKSGFRPENFQETIAVAKPKTLAEFREKAKGQIDIEELRQARKSDKAYYRDDDKTQNSKRNFKITPRFDSYTQFNMKRENIIKEILNPKLIKPPRNAGTYQDTKNVDKSKYCAFHQKHGHTTDECVVAKDLL